Genomic DNA from Spiroplasma alleghenense:
AATTTGGTAAGGACATCAAAGGTAGTTTTGTTGCTACAGTTGGTGTTTTTGATAATTCTGATTCTTCTGGAAACTCTGCAATTGGTCTACCAAATGGTGACGCGGAGGCGGCTGCAGAAATTTTAAATAATAAAATTGATCCAATGGGGAACCAACAAGTAAACGTAATCGCAACAGATAAACACTACTTAAGAGTTTCGGCTCCAAAATCTTCTTTTGATAACAATGAAAGTCGTTTTCGTACAACAATTCAAAGAAGTGGTGGAATTTTTATCTTTGATTCAAGCTGAAAAGATTTACTTTTTAGTGATGATAATAAGCGTACAAAAATGAGTGATGTTTTCTCAGGAGCTTCTGCAACAACTATTGGTCAAGGAACAAGAAATGCGCCATTTATTAGATTTGACTTACCTTCTGCAGGTGGAAAATTCAGTGAAATAGTTGATTCTCTAAATCCTGAAAATGGCGATCCTACACCGCTTACTATTATGACTGATGTTGATAGTTTTTTAGATGATTTTAGAACTTACTATGCAATTAATAATTCAAGTGATGAAAGTCTTGATATTTGATTTAATAAAATTCTAAAACCATTAAGAGAAAAATATCGTAATTCACAAGATGATTTATTTAAAAAAGTTTTATTTGATTTATTTTTTGGAGAATACACTTATTCAGATAATAATGAGACTTCAATTCGTCGTGAAAGTTTAATTTCAGAAGCTAGTGCCTTCCAAACAGCTGATCAATTTAAAAAAGTTATGGGATCTTGAAAATTCCTTTCAGACACCAACAAATATATTTATGATCCTAACTCAACTGAAGAGGACTTCGATGGAACAAATGGAAAATACAAAACTCCAGTTAGAGGTTGAACATCAAATACAGTTTTTGGAGACATTGGAAAAATAAAAGACGTTTTTTCAATACTTTCAAACAACATTTTCAATACCGCTCTTTCAGTTGATCAAGATAGATTTAGTGAATATTTCCTTTATTCAGGTAATGTATCTAAATCAGAGCCAGCGACTAAAAGTGGTGGTTTCATAGGGGATTCAGGTAAAGCATTCTTTGCACAAACTTCAACTTTCTCTCAAGCAAAACAAGCTGAAGCAACTTTTAAAGCAGCTTCAAAAGGTTTCTCGTTTTTTGTATTTTCAGTTAGTGAAAATCAAGGAACAATAAGCTGAATTTTATTTTTAATTTCTTCAGCTGCATTAATTTTAATTGCTGTTTTAATTGCGATATTCCTTCTAATTTTCTATAGATTACTAGGACTATTCTTGATTATAGTAATTTCGACAACAATAGCCATAATGATGGTTTCTGCCAATGTATTTAATTTAACATTTGGAGTCGAAACTCTTGGCGCGATATTTATTGTTGTTGGTTTAATTTTGGATATGAATATAACTTTATTTGAAGCAATGAAAAAAAGTATGTTCTTAAAGAAACGAAGTTTCAAATCCTCATTTATTATTTCTCATAGAGATACAATTGGAGGGGTAGTTGATGCTGCTGTAGTTCTTATTATTCCAAATATTATTCTGTTTTGAAATTCTTCAAATGTAATTAAAAGTTTTGCAACTCTAGTTACAATTGGTGGTTTTATTACAATCATTCTTTCTATTTTTGTAATTCGTGTAATGATTTATTATTTAGCTAAAACTGAATATTTAGATTTACACCCAAATTGATTTGCAATAAATACTACCATGTCTAAAAAAACCACTTTCATGATTGAAATGAAATACAACAGTCTAGATGCAAAAATAAAGGCAGCAAGCATCAAAGAACCTTTGGGTATAAAAATAAGTAAATTAAGAGAAAAATTAGCATTTTATCAAGAAAATTCTAATGATAAATTAGTTAAGAAATACCAAGATGCTATTGATAAATTAGTTAAAAAGCAAGATAAAATTTTATCTAAAGATGAAATTCTTTTATCAAAATATAATGAAAAATTAGCACAATTAAAAATAAAACGTGAGAAAGCTTTACAAAAACGCCTAGAAAAAGAACAAAAATATGAAAATGTTTTGGTTGAAAAATTCAAGAAAAAAATTGATAAATATGAAATCAAAAAAAATAAATATTTAGCACTTGAGAACAACCCAAAAGTTTTCAAAATCGATGCTGCAATCGAAGAGACAAGATATCTAATTGATAATAATTTTAGTATAGATGACTCTCTTGTTAGGGAATCTGATAATGAAGAAAACCTGGTGATTCCAAATGAACCTGAAACTCCAAAAACTGCTGCTGAAAAAATTC
This window encodes:
- a CDS encoding protein translocase SecDF, variant type; its protein translation is MKNKKFKSNSFNKNFFRVLTVLFITVAMIISIFFSASSVNDNIKFGKDIKGSFVATVGVFDNSDSSGNSAIGLPNGDAEAAAEILNNKIDPMGNQQVNVIATDKHYLRVSAPKSSFDNNESRFRTTIQRSGGIFIFDSSWKDLLFSDDNKRTKMSDVFSGASATTIGQGTRNAPFIRFDLPSAGGKFSEIVDSLNPENGDPTPLTIMTDVDSFLDDFRTYYAINNSSDESLDIWFNKILKPLREKYRNSQDDLFKKVLFDLFFGEYTYSDNNETSIRRESLISEASAFQTADQFKKVMGSWKFLSDTNKYIYDPNSTEEDFDGTNGKYKTPVRGWTSNTVFGDIGKIKDVFSILSNNIFNTALSVDQDRFSEYFLYSGNVSKSEPATKSGGFIGDSGKAFFAQTSTFSQAKQAEATFKAASKGFSFFVFSVSENQGTISWILFLISSAALILIAVLIAIFLLIFYRLLGLFLIIVISTTIAIMMVSANVFNLTFGVETLGAIFIVVGLILDMNITLFEAMKKSMFLKKRSFKSSFIISHRDTIGGVVDAAVVLIIPNIILFWNSSNVIKSFATLVTIGGFITIILSIFVIRVMIYYLAKTEYLDLHPNWFAINTTMSKKTTFMIEMKYNSLDAKIKAASIKEPLGIKISKLREKLAFYQENSNDKLVKKYQDAIDKLVKKQDKILSKDEILLSKYNEKLAQLKIKREKALQKRLEKEQKYENVLVEKFKKKIDKYEIKKNKYLALENNPKVFKIDAAIEETRYLIDNNFSIDDSLVRESDNEENLVIPNEPETPKTAAEKIRVKRRERGIFKFSKLFLIFIALLASLATVLGLSVGPNYDSSFGKGSEFYIWGDYVESTYSKVEELSSGTWWIDDEPVPTELQDFAKDLLVSPSVNENEKLYQKTKSATEMLEFVISRDKYFKILTSSNLSAPSIKTNFGVNYTKFEQTGDKADQAPWIMLTFKTTNKKVLKSINNILIQFTDKTAGSSNDPERGVQRLILSPFSTVKLIQELAISLLIIIAGLIIYIIIRFKWTYYVAITLALTLGLATFASAMVVLQIPLGFSIIISASILISFILTNAIMILNHGKVLIQSKNEKSLTNYFNKEIDISVNNRENAAIYRADVRKLKLELKLKLQSKEISKEDKKNIKKEFKAAKNAEMVKLKELKKENSVKLSRAAKDNNYLKEVIVDVMNFAIKRLLLIGIFYVAIAITMILTMPNIFAFGLSMLLGIVISMFVTMFIIIPIWIFLEQWRLRNRLAFKRYINSLKVSQEEQIIEGIND